A single Glycine soja cultivar W05 chromosome 14, ASM419377v2, whole genome shotgun sequence DNA region contains:
- the LOC114384476 gene encoding protein ROOT HAIR SPECIFIC 17-like — protein MIFGVRYVTTATSMKRKKHHTEKSRIIGLLVVSFLRSRLLHRTLIIAISASLLLLFALFSLFAPSPVNEINLQTQNNDQVRSRFEVPAGGGRCRRDLWSSMHSRLFYGCSNAGVNFAKANVKTNPDRYLLIATSGGLNQQRTGIVDAVVAAYLLNATLVVPELDHTSFWKDTSNFSELFDTDWFITFLRNDVRIVKELPDMGGNFVAPYTVRVPRKCTPKCYEDRVLPVLVRKRAVRLTKFDYRLANMLDEDLQRLRCRVNYHALRFTDSIQGMGKLLVERMKMKGKHFIALHLRFEPDMLAFSGCYYGGGEKEKKELGEIRKRWKNLHASNPEKVRRHGRCPLTPEEVGLMLRALGFGSEVNLYVASGEIYGGQETLAPLKALFPNFHSKETIATKEELAPFVSFSSRMAALDFIVCEESDVFVTNNNGNMAKILAGRRRYLGHKATIRPNAKKLNMLFMNRNNRTWEEFASRVRTFQVGFMGEPNELRPGSGEFTENPSACICQNSGGGGISYPQNHNNITEFEEQQEWYDVVDNKLNANGTKIDSLPLLMNTDQLAEVQEFFSD, from the exons ATGATATTCGGTGTAAGGTACGTAACGACAGCAACAtcaatgaagagaaagaagcATCACACTGAGAAATCCAGAATAATCGGACTCCTGGTTGTGAGTTTCCTTCGAAGTCGGCTCCTCCACCGCACTCTCATCATCGCCATCTCCGCCTCCCTTCTTCTGCTATTCGCCCTATTCTCTCTGTTCGCTCCGTCCCCGGTAAATGAAATCAATCTTCAGACACAGAACAATGACCAAGTCAGATCACGGTTCGAGGTTCCG GCCGGTGGAGGAAGATGCAGGCGTGATTTATGGAGTTCAATGCACTCACGCCTCTTCTATGGCTGCAGTAATGCCGGTGTCAATTTTGCAA AGGCTAACGTCAAAACGAATCCAGATCGATACTTGCTAATTGCCACCAGTGGAGGTTTAAATCAACAGAGAACAGGG ATAGTTGATGCTGTGGTGGCTGCATATCTTTTGAATGCTACCCTTGTTGTTCCAGAGTTGGATCATACTTCTTTCTGGAAAGACACCAG CAACTTTTCTGAACTATTTGATACAGACTGGTTTATAACATTTCTCCGGAATGACGTGAGAATTGTAAAAGAGCTTCCGGATATGGGAGGGAACTTCGTGGCTCCATATACGGTGCGTGTTCCAAGGAAATGCACCCCCAAGTGCTATGAGGATCGTGTTTTACCCGTTCTGGTCAGGAAGCGT GCTGTTCGGTTAACTAAGTTTGACTATAGACTTGCTAATATGTTGGATGAAGATCTTCAAAGGCTGAGGTGCAGGGTTAATTACCATGCTCTCAGATTTACGGATTCCATTCAGGGGATGGGTAAATTGTTGGTTGAGCGGATGAAAATGAAAGGCAAGCATTTCATTGCTCTACATTTGAG GTTTGAACCGGATATGCTTGCATTCTCTGGTTGCTATTATGGCgggggagaaaaagaaaaaaaggaacttGGTGAAATTAGGAAACGGTGGAAAAATTTACAT GCAAGTAATCCTGAGAAAGTTCGAAGACATGGAAGATGCCCACTTACCCCAGAGGAAGTTGGTCTTATGCTAAGAGCACTAGGTTTTGGAAGTGAAGTTAACTTGTACGTGGCATCTGGCGAAATATATGGAGGCCAGGAAACATTAGCTCCCCTCAAGGCTCTTTTCCCAAACTTCCATTCAAAGGAGACCATAGCTACGAAGGAGGAGTTGGCGCCATTTGTGTCATTTTCTTCTCGCATGGCTGCACTAGACTTCATAGTTTGTGAGGAGAGTGATGTCTTTGTAACAAACAACAACGGTAACATGGCGAAAATTTTAGCTGGAAGAAGGAGGTACTTGGGTCATAAAGCCACCATCCGGCCAAATGCAAAGAAGTTGAACATGTTATTCATGAACAGAAATAATAGGACGTGGGAGGAATTTGCCTCTCGAGTACGAACTTTCCAGGTAGGCTTTATGGGAGAACCGAATGAGTTGAGACCCGGTAGTGGTGAGTTTACCGAGAACCCATCAGCTTGCATATGTCAAAACTCTGGTGGTGGGGGAATTTCCTACCCCCAAAATCACAACAATATTACCGAGTTTGAAGAGCAGCAGGAGTGGTATGATGTAGTAGATAATAAGCTCAATGCCAATGGAACTAAAATTGATTCACTCCCTCTTCTAATGAACACGGACCAATTAGCTGAAGTGCAAGAATTCTTCTCCGATTAA
- the LOC114383526 gene encoding nitrate regulatory gene2 protein-like, with amino-acid sequence MGCGSSKLEDLPAVALCRERCGFLDEAIHQRYALAAAHMAYINSLKAIGHSLHLFIQQDMDAPPSPSPSPSPSPPHKPSKHASSSHSDSAGSHLHFHSDSDSDHLPSLHHSPDPSSPLPHHLHMNYMKNKAAPSIVYEQRPLSPQTMYLGESSSSSSFYPYQYPPYPYPYDPYSAVGSSSPQLHAVSKPPPPPPSPPRSSTWDFLNFFDNSDDKYYPQTHYPATATPSRDSREVREEEGIPDLEDEDYHHEVVKQVHGDQKLVQPTMHEPPASSRHHDEDDDDDDDDDDDDDEVEYEVHVVDKKVVDGDNNDGNKAKEHAAFRTRRPGSRNPLEVAKEIQILFQRASDSGAQIAKILEVGKLPHNRKHAAYQASSKMLQVVAPSLSLVSSQPSTSKDAESASAANMDFNVDLTTGARNLSSTLQKLLLWEKKLFNEVKAEEKMRVMHDRKCHRLKRLDDRGSDFHKVDSTRTLIRNLSTKIRMAIQVVDKISMTINKIRDEELWPQLKELIQGLTRMWKSMLECHHDQCEAIREARILGSIGSRKKSGDSHLQATKQLEQELINWTFQFSGWISAQKGYVRALNNWLLKCLLYEPEETPDGIVPFSPGRIGAPQIFVICNQWSQALDRISEKEVVDSMHLFTMSVLQIWEQDKLEMHRQVMKNKDLERKVRNMDRDDQKLQKQIQALERKVVLVSGEGKGLSVSENIIYQSDKSSSLQASLQRIFEAMERFTDESVRAYEELLQRSEEESAARNHERVS; translated from the exons ATGGGGTGTGGCAGCTCCAAGCTGGAGGATCTACCAGCAGTGGCCCTTTGCAGGGAGCGGTGTGGTTTCCTTGACGAAGCAATTCACCAGCGCTACGCACTGGCCGCAGCTCACATGGCCTACATCAACTCCCTCAAGGCAATTGGTCACTCCTTACACCTTTTCATTCAGCAAGACATGGATGCtcctccctctccctctccctctccctcccctTCTCCCCCTCACAAACCCTCCAAACACGCCTCTTCTTCTCACTCCGACTCCGCCGGCTCCCACCTCCACTTCCACTCCGACTCCGACTCCGACCACCTCCCCTCCCTCCACCATTCCCCTGATCCATCCTCTCCTCTGCCTCACCATCTTCATATGAATTACATGAAGAATAAAGCCGCTCCTTCAATTGTCTACGAGCAGAGGCCTCTGAGTCCCCAAACCATGTACTTGGGAGagtcctcctcttcctcctccttttACCCTTACCAGTATCCCCCTTACCCCTACCCCTACGATCCCTATTCGGCCGTAGGTTCTTCCTCGCCGCAGCTCCATGCCGTTTCCAAGCCTCCCCCGCCTCCTCCCTCTCCTCCTCGCTCCTCCACCTGGGACTTTCTCAACTTCTTCGATAACAGCGACGACAAGTACTATCCCCAAACTCATTACCCTGCCACGGCCACCCCCAGCCGCGATTCCAGGGAGGTTCGAGAGGAGGAGGGGATCCCCGATTTGGAAGATGAGGATTACCACCACGAAGTTGTCAAGCAGGTCCATGGGGATCAGAAGCTCGTCCAGCCAACTATGCACGAACCCCCAGCCTCCTCCCGCCACCACGACGAAGATGACGATgatgacgatgatgatgatgatgatgatgatgaggtaGAATATGAGGTGCACGTGGTAGATAAGAAAGTGGTTGATGGAGATAATAATGATGGGAACAAGGCCAAGGAGCACGCCGCATTCCGTACCCGGAGACCTGGTTCCCGGAATCCACTTGAGGTTGCTAAAGAGATTCAGATTCTATTTCAGAGGGCTTCCGATTCTGGTGCCCAAATCGCCAAGATTCTTGAGGTCGGCAAGCTTCCCCACAATCGAAAGCACGCAGCTTATCAAG CTTCTTCCAAGATGTTACAAGTTGTTGCTCCCTCTTTGTCCCTTGTCTCCTCCCAACCTTCTACTTCCAAAGATGCTGAATCCGCCTCCGCTGCTAACATGGATTTTAATGTTGATCTAACAACCGGGGCACGCAATCTTTCCTCTACGCTTCAGAAGCTCCTTCTTTGGGAGAAGAAACTCTTTAATGAAGTTAAG GCGGAGGAAAAGATGCGGGTCATGCACGATAGGAAGTGTCACAGGTTGAAGCGTTTGGATGATAGGGGTTCTGATTTTCATAAAGTCGATTCGACTCGAACTTTGATTAGGAATCTGTCCACAAAAATTAGAATGGCAATTCAGGTGGTTGATAAGATTTCTATGactataaataagataagggatgAAGAACTGTGGCCACAGCTGAAGGAATTAATCCAGGG GTTGACCAGAATGTGGAAATCCATGCTTGAATGTCATCATGATCAGTGTGAAGCAATTAGAGAAGCCAGAATACTGGGTTCCATTGGATCCAGGAAGAAGAGCGGTGATAGTCATCTCCAGGCAACCAAGCAGCTCGAACAAGAGCTTATCAATTGGACATTCCAATTCTCTGGCTGGATAAGTGCTCAAAAAGGTTATGTTAGAGCATTGAATAATTGGCTGTTGAAATGTCTCCTGTATGAACCTGAAGAAACACCAGATGGCATAGTCCCCTTTTCCCCTGGTAGGATTGGGGCCCCGCAAATATTTGTAATATGTAATCAGTGGTCCCAAGCTTTGGATAGAATATCTGAAAAGGAAGTTGTTGATTCCATGCATTTATTTACCATGAGTGTGCTTCAGATATGGGAACAAGATAAGCTAGAAATGCATAGGCAggtgatgaagaacaaggatcttgagagaaaagtgagaaaTATGGATAGAGATGACCAGAAGCTGCAGAAGCAAATTCAAGCATTAGAGCGAAAGGTGGTTCTGGTATCTGGAGAAGGCAAAGGTCTCTCAGTTTCTGAGAATATCATATATCAGAGTGACAAAAGCAGTAGTCTACAGGCTAGCTTGCAGCGCATTTTTGAGGCCATGGAGAGATTTACTGATGAATCTGTGAGAGCTTATGAGGAGTTGCTACAACGGAGCGAAGAAGAAAGTGCTGCCCGAAATCATGAGAGAGTTTCATAG